Proteins found in one Podarcis muralis chromosome 5, rPodMur119.hap1.1, whole genome shotgun sequence genomic segment:
- the TMEM74B gene encoding transmembrane protein 74B, with product MASSQPLELTVLGNVPGPSRGVPEGGPSAPRTAPGLGIENASYQGEEEEEEEEAETSFRNRQGTGSSLREHTAPPRGDLSPRSEDGPLPDAAGNSVDYGFILALVFLVSGILLVIVAYSIPREARVDPDSVSAREMERLEMYYAHLGSHLDKCIIAGLGLLTLGGMLLSILLMVSIYKGELYRRRSFPASRAPRKTYGSINLRMRQLNGEGGQTLVENEVIQMTEVTNTSQSC from the coding sequence ATGGCGTCCTCACAGCCCCTGGAACTGACAGTCTTGGGGAATGTACCTGGGCCCAGCCGGGGAGTCCCAGAAGGGGGACcttcagcaccacggacagctccTGGCTTGGGCATTGAGAACGCCTCTTAccagggggaggaagaagaggaagaggaagaggcagaaacTTCCTTCCGGAACCGTCAAGGCACAGGAAGCAGCCTCAGGGAGCACACAGCACCCCCTAGGGGAGACCTCTCCCCACGGTCCGAGGACGGCCCTTTGCCGGACGCAGCAGGCAACTCAGTGGACTATGGCTTCATCTTGGCTTTAGTCTTCTTGGTCAGTGGGATTTTGCTGGTGATTGTCGCCTACAGCATCCCGCGGGAGGCGCGAGTTGACCCGGATTCTGTGTCCGCCCGGGAGATGGAGAGGCTGGAGATGTATTACGCCCACCTGGGCTCCCACCTGGACAAGTGCATCATCGCAGGGTTGGGGCTCTTGACTTTGGGTGGGATGCTGCTCTCCATCCTGCTGATGGTCTCCATCTACAAAGGGGAGCTGTACCGCAGGAGGTCGTTCCCGGCTTCCAGGGCTCCCCGGAAGACTTACGGGTCTATAAACCTGAGGATGAGGCAGCTgaatggagaaggggggcagactttggtcgAGAATGAGGTCATTCAGATGACTGAAGTCACAAACACCAGCCAGAGCTGCTGA